A window of Acropora muricata isolate sample 2 chromosome 3, ASM3666990v1, whole genome shotgun sequence contains these coding sequences:
- the LOC136911398 gene encoding F-box only protein 36-like codes for MNIGTILFEKTGQAPSPSKDFHQLLVTENQVILRTWRITMRKDQRYIPPSQRKIPLEEFDEDTMFQTEISRIFGMETLRLVHGIVCKDWLARLPKDILILIAGFLDLVDIARLGSVCRSLHKVCTSDELWKDIFVRHCDTISQETKELAQELGWKKVFFTNKIQLQVQMRRRKERHSAELKKKSAPREEKIPQTFVTQTNDHGL; via the coding sequence ATGAATATAGGCACGATCCTATTTGAGAAGACAGGACAAGCCCCATCGCCTAGCAAAGACTTTCATCAGCTACTAGTAACCGAGAACCAGGTTATTTTAAGAACATGGAGGATTACTATGCGGAAAGACCAACGTTACATTCCACCGAGCCAACGAAAAATTCCACTGGAGGAGTTTGATGAAGACACGATGTTTCAGACTGAAATCAGTCGTATTTTTGGGATGGAAACGTTACGGCTGGTTCATGGTATTGTGTGTAAGGATTGGCTGGCTCGTCTACCGAAAGACATCCTAATCCTTATCGCAGGGTTCCTCGATCTTGTAGATATCGCAAGACTTGGATCGGTTTGCAGGTCTCTGCACAAAGTTTGTACAAGTGACGAGTTGTGGAAAGATATTTTCGTCCGCCACTGTGATACAATTTCACAGGAAACTAAGGAACTTGCTCAAGAACTGGGCTGGAAAAAGGTGTTTTTTACGAACAAAATACAGCTTCAAGTCCAAATGAGGCGACGAAAAGAGAGACACAGCGCCgaactgaaaaagaaatctgCTCCACGAGAAGAAAAGATTCCTCAAACATTTGTCACGCAGACAAACGACCACGGATTGTGA
- the LOC136911396 gene encoding cytosolic carboxypeptidase-like protein 5 codes for MEERIGPLTFFSNFDSGNLARVEKVNQEENTHSSEDDGTIPISPDYDCNVWTAPDCAGMECENANRTWFYFGVKGGQPGKLLRINVMNLNRQGKLYGQGMSPLVKAVPSRNKWERIRDKPKYETVDGQFRLSFTYRFPDQRNGVHYFAFCYPFSYSECQSKLEEFDKTFKCQQVTPLSSKNAIYYHRELLCYSLDKLRVDLLTVTSSKSMMDSREEWLPHLFPEKTVPRAHKFQGKKVFFLSARVHPGETPSSFVFNGFLDFILRKDDPRAAALRDQYVFKMIPMLNPDGVKRGHYRSDPQGINLNRVYLDPDPLLHPTIFAAKSIVMYHHNHGERQQMPELRKECKCDLEKHCDAANTVYAQDSSDSEVKNVVCDASIVPLELKPASPEAGSVKLELQKLINSAAVGNKLDDVNNNKDNIACGVSPEKPDSLQQKEKKLAPTEVSDSSGSETLQEKSVASGLSNDSASSISSECQSEQASKTGPPKHSFVNGAAQIETSKSLRSNSWSKTSTELNSGVAYYVDLHGHASKRGCFVYANYLENEENYVSSVLFPKLISLNSANFDFSACNFTEKNMYSKDKRDGSSKEGSGRVAIYKATGIIHCYTLECNYNCGRTVNCLPPATCDSGRATPPPAPGFPPKYTPEIYEEVGRAVAVSVLDMNNSNPWTRLPLSEFSSLDGVKNWVKRFVKSSKNAPSVPKKLSRIVNRTSSMIAGATGCTRLKLSALTSSSSDMSSDNAGIPGGNQVVETHLGQNIKSPVKEVAKKSSLENNLLKRPLNLAATRRSVVQANGSMLISSKNHEGSSSSTGLQTSSAKEHFAETGPVRAHVYRSKEQPRVSLDLPKTGPTLKFVHNLRHQSLTSVQQLPSSNKTLSSPIENKMRGKASTTGTPLVNNKNCGANTKSDDEKKKKSVTWQRKKNGRKKEKGFEAQAVVDSVMQTTQVSLTRPEEEATNLNQAVDKEEEEEEEELRNNCPTLSRQNSSKKLISCSMMSCEVVDIKELPHTSQSGTNNPLSILNKSSVS; via the exons ATGGAGGAGAGAATAGGGCCTTTGACTTTCTTTTCAAACTTTGACTCGGGAAACTTAGCCCGTGTCGAAAAAGTAAATCAAGAGGAAAACACCCATTCTTCAGAAGATGACGGGACAATTCCCATTTCTCCCGATTACGATTGTAATGTGTGGACAGCTCCTGACTGCGCAGGAATGGAATGTGAAAACGCCAACAGGACATGGTTTTATTTTGGCGTCAAAGGAGGTCAGCCAGGCAAACTGTTGCGGATAAATGTCATGAATTTGAACCGCCAAGGAAAGTTGTATGGCCAGGGAATGTCTCCTTTGGTTAAAGCAGTTCCATCGCGGAACAAATGGGAACGGATACGAGACAAACCCAAATATGAA ACAGTTGATGGGCAGTTCAGATTGTCATTCACATATCGCTTCCCTGATCAGCGCAATGGTGTGCATTACTTTGCATTCTGTTATCCTTTTTCATATTCAGAATGTCAATCAAAGCTAGAGGAGTTTGATAAAACTTTCAAATGTCAGCAGGTGACTCCTTTGTCATCAAAAAATGCCATCTATTACCATCGTGAACTTCTTTGTTATTCCTTGGATAAATTAAGAGTGGATCTGCTGACAGTTACATCAAGTAAAAGCATGATGGATAGCCGAGAGGAGTGGCTGCCCCATCTTTTCCCCGAGAAAACGGTTCCAAGAGCTCACAAGTTTCAAGGCAAAAAG GTGTTCTTCCTGAGTGCTAGAGTCCATCCAGGAGAGACACCatcaagttttgttttcaatggATTTTTGGACTTCATTTTACGGAAAGATGACCCAAGGGCAGCAGCATTACGGGACCAATATGTTTTCAAGATGATACCAATGTTAAATCCTGATGGTGTTAAGCGGGGTCATTATCGCAGTGATCCCCAGGGTATAAATTTAAACCGTGTTTACCTTGACCCAGATCCTCTCCTTCATCCAACTATATTTGCTGCCAAGAGCATTGTCATGTACCATCATAACCATGGAGAGCGTCAGCAAATGCCTGAGTTAAGGAAAGAATGCAAATGCGACTTAGAGAAGCATTGTGATGCAGCAAACACTGTTTACGCACAAGACAGTTCAGATTCTGAAGTTAAGAATGTTGTCTGTGATGCTAGTATTGTGCCTCTGGAATTAAAACCAGCATCACCAGAGGCAGGGTCTGTGAAATTGGAACTCCAGAAATTGATAAACAGTGCAGCTGTTGGAAACAAGTTAGAtgatgtaaacaataacaaggACAACATTGCATGTGGTGTCTCTCCTGAGAAGCCTGACTCTTTGCagcagaaggaaaaaaaattagctCCTACTGAGGTGAGTGATTCCTCAGGCAGTGAAACTCTTCAGGAGAAATCTGTGGCTAGTGGTCTCTCAAATGATAGCGCAAGTAGTATTTCAAGTGAATGTCAATCAGAGCAGGCATCCAAAACTGGTCCTCCAAAGCATTCATTTGTGAACGGAGCTGCACAAATTGAAACTTCAAAATCTCTGCGAAGCAACTCATGGTCCAAGACTTCAACTGAACTCAACAGTGGTGTGGCATATTATGTGGATCTCCATGGCCATGCGTCCAAGCGAGGATGTtttgtttatgcaaattacctTGAGAATGAAGAAAACTATGTGAGCTCGGTTTTATTTCCAAAACTTATCTCCTTGAATTCAGCCAACTTTGACTTCTCAGCTTGCAATTTTACAGAAAAGAACATGTACAGCAAGGACAAGCGAGATGGGAGTTCTAAGGAAGGAAGTGGGCGAGTTGCAATTTATAAAGCTACGGGAATCATTCACTG CTACACATTGGAGTGTAATTATAACTGCGGAAGAACTGTCAACTGTCTGCCTCCTGCCACTTGTGACAGTGGTCGAGCTACCCCACCTCCTGCTCCAGGATTTCCACCCAAATATACCCCTGAGATTTATGAAGAG GTTGGGCGTGCAGTGGCAGTCTCTGTGCTGGACATGAACAATTCCAACCCATGGACACGCCTTCCACTCAGTGAGTTTTCATCTTTGGATGGTGTGAAGAACTGGGTGAAGAGATTTGTTAAAAGCTCCAAGAATGCCCCTTCAGTGCCCAAGAAACTGTCTCGCATTGTCAATAGAACTTCAAG CATGATAGCTGGAGCAACAGGATGTACTCGGCTTAAGCTATCGGCCTTGACAAGTTCTTCAAGTGACATGTCGTCAGATAATGCCGGTATCCCTGGAGGAAACCAAGTCGTGGAGACACACCTTGGTCAGAATATAAAAAGTCCTGTCAAGGAAGTAG CTAAGAAATCATCTTTAGAGAACAACCTCTTGAAGAGGCCATTGAACCTCGCGGCCACTCGTAGGTCCGTGGTGCAAGCAAATGGGAGCATGTTGATCAGTTCCAAAAACCATGAGGGCTCCTCCTCAAGTACAGGCTTGCAGACATCATCAGCTAAGGAACATTTTGCTGAAACTGGTCCTGTGAGAGCTCAT GTTTATAGATCAAAGGAACAGCCCAGGGTGTCACTTGACCTCCCTAAAACA GGTCCAACCTTGAAGTTCGTCCACAACCTGCGTCATCAGTCCCTGACCAGTGTACAGCAGTTGCCATCTTCCAATAAGACCTTATCATCACctattgaaaacaaaatgag AGGCAAGGCTAGCACCACGGGTACTCCTTTGGTAAATAATAAGAATTGTGGTGCCAATACTAAGAGTGAcgatgaaaagaagaagaaatccGTTACTTGGCAACGCAAGAAAAATGGACGAAAGAAAG AGAAAGGTTTTGAAGCACAGGCTGTTGTTGATTCTGTAATGCAGACTACACAAGTCTCTCTAACAAG ACCTGAGGAAGAAGCTACTAATTTAAATCAAGCAGTTgacaaagaggaagaagaagaagaagaagaattgaGGAACAACTGCCCTACATTATCGCGCCAAAATAGTTCTAAGAAGTTG ATAAGCTGTAGCATGATGTCCTGTGAAGTGGTGGATATAAAAGAACTTCCTCACACTTCACAAAGTGGCACAAACAATCCTCTCTCCATTTTGAACAAGAGCTCAGTGAGCTGA
- the LOC136910484 gene encoding cell division cycle-associated protein 7-like: MPLLEDECDYEKQRLLRMAENKAMVENLFPKAARLSYASADSPKENRKPGVKRRRTESAISLPRRKLPKRKARSYVSKYESENDSEDGGDEEDPDDLYTPPNMIVKLWPWQHAGKDSQDSELENWKGLHQSWKTGEDSVCLPKPKQRTRLQPKVEVEITEEDLILVAERVADKNYNKNGTTCHQCRQKTDDLKTVCRNQDCHGTRGQFCGPCLKNRYGEDAKKALMDKSWCCPPCRGICNCSFCMPKRGFKCTGILIHVAKERGYSDVKSFLGD, encoded by the coding sequence ATGCCTTTGCTTGAAGACGAATGCGACTATGAGAAGCAACGACTCTTAAGAATGGCAGAAAATAAGGCCATGGTGGAGAATCTCTTCCCAAAAGCGGCCCGACTATCGTACGCTTCTGCAGACTCGccgaaagaaaacagaaagccCGGCGTGAAGAGAAGGCGGACGGAATCGGCAATTTCGTTGCCAAGAAGAAAACTTCCAAAGCGGAAAGCAAGGTCCTATGTTAGCAAGTACGAGTCGGAAAACGATAGCGAGGACGGAGGCGACGAAGAAGATCCAGACGATTTGTATACACCGCCAAATATGATTGTGAAGTTATGGCCATGGCAACATGCCGGCAAGGACAGCCAAGATAGCGAGTTGGAAAATTGGAAAGGACTTCATCAGAGTTGGAAAACTGGCGAAGATTCTGTCTGTTTACCGAAACCTAAACAGCGCACTCGTCTTCAGCCAAAAGTGGAGGTAGAAATCACCGAGGAGGATTTGATTCTCGTAGCGGAGCGCGTAGCTGACAAGAACTACAATAAGAATGGAACAACATGCCATCAATGCAGACAGAAAACCGATGATCTCAAAACAGTGTGCAGGAATCAAGATTGTCATGGAACCCGAGGGCAGTTCTGTGGACCGTGCCTAAAAAATCGCTACGGTGAAGATGCTAAGAAGGCCTTAATGGATAAATCATGGTGTTGTCCTCCCTGCAGGGGGATTTGCAACTGTAGTTTTTGTATGCCGAAGAGAGGTTTTAAATGTACTGGAATTTTGATTCATGTGGCAAAAGAGAGAGGTTATTCCGATGTGAAGTCTTTCTTAGGAgattga